In the genome of Saprospira sp. CCB-QB6, one region contains:
- a CDS encoding lytic transglycosylase domain-containing protein, with product MRRTFYRLFIFAFLFTFGQGQLQASPDKDLIPNSFQADAPFVDSLSQLMTSLLNDFPEFSDTEYQDRLKALSGAIDYRLDPLTKERILIRTGKYRSSTEAILGRSKMYFPIFEEHLAAHDVPHHLKYLAIVESHLNPTARSIASAVGLWQFIPSSGRIFDLRINTYVDERSDTHKASEAAAQLLRRLYDRYGDWALAMAAYNCGPVRVDRAVKRAGSKNFWAARQYLPRETQRYVPFFMAMVYVGEYYQEHQLIPQDMPQDLVLTDTLHIDGGQSLRKLATDFDISLDTLKLLNPSYRRNYVPKDKDAQILLLPARIVAQERAYTRAFNRVLEMQKENPLRAVRRIQSPQDLKRLAKAYRCSVADILFWNELPADYQPYAGDLIGLREHRVNADLLVSQKKQVSGISIAALKVVGLNEKQEAKTSSVYLGTASNTELAAKVPQAGAVAARRRYTNIDGKTVLLEEETIRAQPKAEQKAEMEKRRQAIERPALEDRSRGRRLRSYGFVGAASTEPLNDEKSIASSAPITAQPATKLAKEEISTPKAELPKTPEASAKGSSSKWNEVELQSTNDILDQSRSRARVVRGRTAARLPQEVYEQNK from the coding sequence ATGAGACGGACTTTCTACCGCCTATTTATTTTTGCCTTTTTGTTCACCTTTGGACAAGGGCAACTGCAGGCCTCTCCAGACAAGGACCTCATTCCCAATAGTTTTCAAGCAGATGCTCCCTTTGTGGATAGCTTGAGCCAGCTGATGACTAGCTTGCTCAATGACTTTCCAGAGTTTTCGGATACAGAATATCAAGATCGGCTCAAAGCCCTTTCTGGTGCCATTGACTACCGCCTTGATCCTTTGACCAAAGAGCGAATTTTGATTCGCACGGGAAAATACCGCAGCAGTACCGAGGCTATTTTGGGCCGCAGTAAAATGTACTTCCCCATTTTTGAGGAGCATTTGGCTGCCCATGATGTCCCTCACCACTTGAAATATTTAGCCATTGTAGAATCTCATCTGAATCCCACAGCTCGCTCTATTGCTAGTGCGGTGGGACTTTGGCAGTTTATTCCTAGTTCGGGCCGCATTTTCGATTTGCGGATCAATACTTATGTAGATGAGCGCAGCGATACGCATAAAGCCTCTGAGGCAGCGGCTCAATTACTTCGCCGTTTGTATGATCGCTATGGCGATTGGGCCTTGGCCATGGCCGCTTATAACTGTGGGCCTGTCCGAGTAGATCGCGCAGTAAAACGAGCTGGCAGCAAGAATTTCTGGGCTGCTCGTCAATATTTGCCTAGAGAAACGCAGCGTTATGTGCCTTTCTTTATGGCTATGGTTTATGTGGGCGAATATTATCAGGAGCATCAGTTGATTCCTCAAGATATGCCCCAGGATTTAGTCCTTACCGATACTTTACATATTGATGGCGGGCAATCTTTGCGCAAATTGGCTACTGATTTTGACATTAGTTTGGATACCTTGAAGCTGCTCAACCCTTCTTATCGACGCAATTATGTACCTAAGGATAAGGATGCTCAAATTTTGCTCCTTCCCGCCCGCATTGTGGCCCAAGAAAGAGCTTACACTCGCGCTTTTAACCGCGTCCTAGAGATGCAAAAAGAGAATCCGCTCCGTGCCGTTCGCCGTATTCAGTCGCCTCAAGATCTTAAGCGTTTGGCCAAGGCTTACCGCTGTTCTGTGGCCGATATTTTGTTCTGGAACGAATTGCCCGCTGACTATCAACCTTATGCTGGCGACCTAATTGGCCTGAGAGAGCATCGAGTGAATGCGGACCTATTAGTTAGCCAGAAGAAGCAAGTTTCGGGTATTTCTATTGCCGCCCTAAAAGTGGTGGGGCTCAATGAAAAACAAGAGGCTAAAACTTCTTCTGTTTATCTAGGTACAGCCAGTAATACTGAGCTTGCCGCGAAGGTACCTCAGGCTGGTGCTGTAGCCGCTCGCCGCCGCTATACGAATATTGATGGCAAAACGGTTTTGCTTGAAGAGGAAACGATTAGAGCACAACCTAAGGCAGAACAAAAAGCAGAGATGGAAAAACGCCGCCAAGCGATTGAACGTCCCGCTTTGGAGGACCGTAGCCGTGGCCGCCGCCTTAGAAGTTATGGTTTTGTGGGCGCTGCTTCAACAGAACCACTGAATGACGAAAAATCAATAGCTAGCTCGGCACCTATTACGGCCCAGCCTGCGACTAAGTTGGCTAAAGAAGAAATCTCTACCCCCAAGGCTGAATTGCCCAAAACGCCTGAAGCTAGCGCTAAAGGAAGCAGCAGCAAATGGAATGAGGTAGAGCTGCAAAGTACAAATGATATTTTGGACCAAAGCCGCAGCCGCGCTAGAGTAGTTCGTGGTCGCACTGCAGCTCGCCTTCCTCAAGAGGTGTATGAGCAGAATAAATAA
- a CDS encoding Sec-independent protein translocase subunit TatA/TatB, with protein MNAILLLSFFGPEMIIVLVAILLLFGGKKIPELMRGLGSGIREFNDAKNKVSKELEAGINEEPKENKKEYEKS; from the coding sequence ATGAACGCTATATTATTATTGAGCTTCTTCGGTCCAGAAATGATCATCGTTTTAGTGGCCATTCTTCTACTTTTCGGCGGTAAAAAAATTCCTGAACTCATGCGTGGTTTGGGAAGTGGAATCCGCGAGTTCAACGATGCTAAAAATAAAGTATCTAAAGAACTAGAAGCTGGCATTAACGAAGAACCCAAGGAGAACAAAAAAGAGTATGAAAAATCTTAA
- a CDS encoding M16 family metallopeptidase, producing MINYKRYQLANGLRVLLQEDPSSPMLTLCMNYEVGSKDELPGRSGFAHLFEHLMFAGSQHAPNFDQLIQLAGGENNAFTNQDMTVFYDILPYQNLDLGLWLEADRMQNLCIEPQPLQKEKRVVVEEFKESCLEEPYGDLWHILGDLAFKEHPYKRPVIGESFEHIEAASLDEVREFYDNYYCPNNAVLSISGNIKAEEVLERVEHWFGHIPRGPVKRPAYAAEPPQLVARKKVHRANVTDAALYIAFPAAARLETAYYLEDLLSDILGLSDSSLLVRQLVKQQKLFSELDVYITGTVEAGLFVIEGKLQDGVGIEEAEQAVWAALEEFKAQPISEEQLQKLQNNTEHNLLFGEIRPFQKALSLGYYELLGQAQLINEEADYYQQITAKQLQLQAQFLFQQEKASVLYYLPNN from the coding sequence ATGATTAATTATAAACGATATCAGCTAGCGAACGGCTTGCGTGTATTATTGCAGGAAGATCCGAGTAGCCCTATGCTTACGCTTTGTATGAACTATGAAGTGGGGAGCAAGGATGAATTGCCGGGCCGTAGTGGCTTTGCGCATTTATTTGAGCATTTGATGTTTGCGGGTTCTCAGCATGCGCCCAATTTTGATCAATTAATACAATTGGCGGGGGGCGAAAACAATGCCTTTACCAACCAAGATATGACCGTTTTTTATGACATTTTGCCTTATCAAAATCTAGATTTGGGGCTTTGGTTGGAAGCGGACCGCATGCAAAACCTTTGTATTGAGCCGCAGCCTTTGCAAAAGGAAAAGCGAGTTGTGGTGGAGGAATTTAAGGAAAGTTGTTTGGAAGAGCCCTATGGAGATTTGTGGCATATTTTGGGTGATTTAGCCTTTAAGGAACATCCTTATAAGCGGCCCGTTATCGGGGAAAGTTTTGAGCATATTGAGGCGGCTTCCTTGGATGAAGTTCGTGAATTTTATGACAACTACTATTGTCCCAACAATGCCGTTTTATCGATTTCGGGCAACATCAAGGCCGAAGAAGTATTGGAGCGGGTGGAGCATTGGTTTGGGCATATTCCGAGGGGGCCGGTCAAGCGGCCAGCCTATGCGGCCGAGCCGCCACAATTAGTCGCGCGCAAAAAAGTGCATCGGGCCAATGTGACCGATGCGGCCCTTTACATCGCCTTTCCGGCGGCGGCTCGTTTAGAAACGGCCTATTACTTAGAAGATCTTTTATCGGATATATTGGGTTTGAGTGATTCTTCATTGCTGGTTCGGCAATTGGTCAAGCAGCAAAAGCTCTTTAGCGAGTTGGATGTATACATTACGGGCACGGTAGAAGCTGGGCTTTTTGTGATAGAGGGCAAATTGCAAGATGGAGTAGGCATTGAGGAAGCTGAGCAGGCCGTTTGGGCGGCTTTGGAAGAATTTAAGGCTCAGCCGATTAGTGAAGAGCAGCTACAAAAGTTGCAAAACAACACCGAGCACAACCTCTTATTTGGGGAAATTCGGCCATTTCAGAAAGCCTTGAGTTTGGGATATTATGAATTATTGGGTCAGGCGCAGTTAATCAATGAAGAGGCCGATTATTATCAGCAGATAACGGCCAAGCAGCTTCAGTTGCAAGCCCAGTTTCTCTTTCAGCAAGAGAAGGCCTCGGTCCTTTACTATTTGCCTAATAATTAG
- a CDS encoding HD domain-containing protein, with translation MTNKAYPKLFNDPLYGLIELPKGLLLDLVEHPYYQRLRRIGQLGWAHYVYPGATHSRFSHCLGAYYLMRKALGHLERKGVELSEAEIEACSAAILLHDLGHGPFSHSLEHELLDIAHEEISLALMLSLNEQLDGRLDLAISIFKGEYKRPFLQQLVSGQLDMDRMDYLNRDSFYTGVADGIVSYDRLCQLLTVVDEQLVLEQKAIYSIERFLMARRLMYWQVYLHKNSISTSQQCLKMMQRARQLKQQGKNWPISSALAFFLEHKRSKAEFWANPKPILAQFNQLDDSDIYQAIKCFAQDDDFVLSFLAKGLLNRQLFKIELQNQAFGPEQLAEIGEELLKKYPIGPEELPFLLYQGQQELKAYTVKQKAILVQNKANQLLPLSAWPELELPTKVLRKYYLSYPKL, from the coding sequence ATGACGAATAAAGCCTACCCCAAGTTATTTAATGACCCACTTTATGGATTAATAGAGCTTCCTAAGGGCCTTTTGCTGGACCTTGTCGAGCATCCTTATTATCAACGCCTGCGGCGCATTGGGCAGTTGGGCTGGGCGCATTATGTTTATCCCGGCGCCACCCACAGCCGATTTAGCCACTGCTTAGGCGCCTACTATTTGATGCGGAAAGCCCTGGGCCATTTAGAACGCAAAGGAGTAGAACTTTCAGAGGCGGAAATTGAGGCTTGCTCTGCCGCCATTTTATTACATGATTTGGGCCATGGCCCCTTTTCGCATAGCCTAGAACACGAACTGCTCGATATTGCGCATGAAGAAATTTCTCTGGCCCTTATGCTTTCCCTAAATGAGCAGTTAGATGGCCGTTTAGATTTGGCTATTTCCATTTTTAAAGGAGAATATAAACGGCCCTTTTTACAGCAGTTGGTCAGTGGCCAACTGGATATGGACCGCATGGATTATCTCAATCGAGATAGCTTTTATACGGGCGTAGCCGATGGTATTGTGAGCTATGATCGCCTTTGCCAATTATTAACGGTAGTGGATGAGCAACTGGTTTTGGAACAAAAGGCCATTTATTCTATTGAGCGCTTTTTGATGGCTCGCCGACTGATGTATTGGCAGGTCTATTTGCACAAAAACAGCATTTCGACCAGCCAACAATGCCTAAAAATGATGCAGCGAGCAAGGCAGCTCAAACAGCAGGGCAAAAATTGGCCAATTTCTTCGGCCTTAGCTTTTTTCTTGGAGCACAAACGCAGCAAGGCCGAGTTTTGGGCCAATCCCAAGCCCATTTTGGCCCAATTCAATCAATTGGACGATAGCGATATTTATCAGGCGATAAAGTGTTTTGCCCAAGATGATGATTTTGTCTTGTCCTTTTTGGCCAAAGGGCTGCTCAATCGGCAGCTATTTAAAATAGAGTTGCAAAACCAGGCCTTTGGTCCAGAACAGTTAGCGGAAATAGGAGAGGAGCTCTTGAAAAAATACCCAATTGGTCCAGAAGAACTGCCCTTTTTGCTTTATCAGGGGCAGCAAGAACTAAAAGCCTATACGGTTAAGCAAAAAGCAATTTTGGTCCAAAACAAAGCGAATCAATTGTTGCCGCTTTCGGCTTGGCCAGAATTGGAGCTGCCCACCAAAGTATTGCGGAAATATTATCTGTCTTATCCCAAGCTTTAA
- a CDS encoding peptidoglycan-binding domain-containing protein, with protein MKSLYLNFLWAALLAFPQFLLAQDYPPDAEPGKCYAKCLIPDEYENITEEILVKQATQRIEIVPATFEEVEERVEVKAASTRIEVIPAVFESREEKVEVKAASIRLEPVAARYEQVAEEVEIRPSEIKLEEVPAEYETVTEQIQVAPATTKWVRRKGDKNCLSANPEDCMVWCLVEVPATYETVTKTVLKTPPTTKETVIPAEYKTVKKTVMVEGPTTKEIEVPAEYVTIKKTIMVKPPETRVIELPAEYKTIKRRIMTAPAQTKIVEVPSEFKTVTNRRLVTPGGYSDWREVLCQNKIDEVKIQEIQTALRRKGYDPGPSDNIFGIKTKTALIQFQKDNGLPVGQLDFETLKALGVSY; from the coding sequence ATGAAATCTTTATACCTCAACTTTTTGTGGGCTGCATTGCTGGCCTTCCCTCAATTTTTATTGGCCCAAGATTATCCTCCTGATGCAGAGCCTGGTAAGTGTTACGCCAAATGTTTGATTCCGGATGAGTATGAAAATATTACGGAAGAGATTTTGGTCAAGCAAGCGACACAGCGGATAGAAATTGTGCCTGCTACTTTTGAGGAAGTGGAAGAGCGGGTAGAAGTCAAGGCGGCTTCTACGCGAATAGAGGTGATTCCAGCGGTATTTGAGAGCCGAGAAGAGAAGGTAGAAGTCAAGGCGGCCAGCATTCGTTTGGAGCCTGTTGCTGCTCGTTATGAGCAGGTTGCAGAAGAGGTAGAGATTCGTCCTTCAGAGATTAAATTGGAAGAAGTACCGGCTGAATATGAAACCGTAACCGAGCAAATTCAGGTAGCGCCAGCGACCACTAAATGGGTGCGTAGAAAAGGCGATAAAAACTGTTTGTCGGCTAATCCAGAAGATTGTATGGTTTGGTGTTTGGTGGAAGTACCAGCGACCTATGAAACGGTGACCAAAACGGTTTTGAAAACGCCGCCAACAACCAAAGAAACCGTGATTCCAGCCGAGTATAAAACCGTGAAAAAAACGGTTATGGTAGAGGGTCCGACCACCAAGGAAATTGAAGTACCTGCAGAATATGTGACCATTAAGAAAACGATTATGGTTAAGCCGCCAGAAACTCGAGTGATTGAGTTGCCAGCGGAATACAAAACCATCAAGCGCCGTATTATGACGGCTCCAGCACAGACGAAAATAGTGGAAGTGCCTAGTGAATTTAAGACCGTAACGAATCGTCGTTTGGTTACGCCTGGTGGTTATTCTGATTGGCGCGAGGTACTTTGTCAAAATAAGATTGATGAGGTGAAAATTCAGGAAATTCAGACTGCGCTTCGTCGCAAGGGCTATGATCCTGGTCCCTCAGATAATATTTTTGGGATCAAGACCAAAACGGCTCTTATTCAGTTTCAAAAAGATAATGGCTTACCTGTAGGGCAACTTGATTTTGAAACCCTCAAAGCCTTGGGTGTTTCTTATTAA
- a CDS encoding nitroreductase family protein, whose translation MSTIKVEQTVFETIKNRRSVYPEVFTDEPVTKEELEQLLEMANYAPNHKLTQPWRFKVAAGDQKTAFVETMVAAYEAAVPVEKQLPKKPRKMRKRAHKSSFMVAICMQRDPKASLPEWEELAAMSMAVQNIWLAGEAMGIGMYWASPGFVARPEIREFLQLAEGESCYGLLFIGRKPEDVEFTSSRTPMSEKVSWI comes from the coding sequence ATGAGTACAATAAAAGTAGAACAGACGGTATTCGAGACAATTAAAAACCGTCGATCTGTTTATCCTGAGGTCTTTACGGATGAGCCAGTGACTAAGGAGGAGTTAGAGCAGCTTTTAGAGATGGCGAATTATGCGCCCAATCATAAATTGACGCAGCCTTGGCGCTTTAAAGTTGCTGCCGGGGATCAGAAAACAGCTTTTGTAGAAACCATGGTTGCTGCTTATGAGGCTGCGGTTCCCGTAGAAAAGCAATTGCCCAAAAAGCCTAGAAAAATGCGCAAGCGGGCCCATAAAAGTAGCTTTATGGTGGCTATTTGTATGCAACGAGACCCGAAAGCAAGTTTGCCCGAATGGGAAGAGCTAGCGGCTATGTCTATGGCTGTTCAAAATATTTGGTTGGCTGGAGAAGCGATGGGCATTGGGATGTATTGGGCAAGCCCAGGTTTTGTGGCTCGTCCCGAAATTCGAGAGTTTTTGCAATTGGCGGAAGGGGAAAGCTGCTATGGCTTGCTTTTCATTGGCCGTAAGCCAGAAGATGTAGAGTTTACTTCTAGCCGAACACCAATGAGTGAAAAAGTGAGTTGGATTTAA
- a CDS encoding toxin-antitoxin system YwqK family antitoxin, whose translation MRAFYILLPILAISLASSSCIFSDLFGAGKQEFVADTVVAVPSIKDIRVQFLLTDTTNDVVRYWSDRSGRPIYQRSEESFIGQKRDGFQREWNEDGILILEAQWNKGLPIEYRIERYDDGSLKRKVLYNSQKGYARYEVNFHPNGRLKTDTILYNEGVKEGKINYYDTAGVLVEQHIFAENELVGIEIFRAEFENVFNKVAYLERSLVQDSIEAIRQDSVFRRVLGDVDPAAAKAGAGIAWKNDYNELENLRYLEGLMHPEKRLADSARADSLRNLNSTDEE comes from the coding sequence ATGAGAGCCTTTTATATCTTACTTCCCATTTTAGCTATTAGCCTGGCTAGTAGTTCTTGTATTTTTAGTGACCTTTTTGGAGCAGGCAAACAGGAGTTTGTAGCTGATACTGTGGTTGCTGTGCCCTCTATTAAAGACATTCGGGTACAATTTCTATTGACGGACACAACGAATGATGTGGTTCGTTATTGGAGCGATCGCTCTGGCCGCCCAATTTACCAGCGCTCAGAGGAGAGTTTTATTGGCCAAAAAAGAGATGGCTTTCAGCGAGAATGGAATGAAGACGGAATTCTTATTTTAGAGGCCCAATGGAATAAAGGCTTGCCTATTGAATACCGCATTGAGCGTTATGATGATGGTTCTCTCAAGCGAAAGGTATTGTACAATAGCCAAAAAGGATATGCGCGTTATGAAGTGAATTTTCATCCCAATGGCCGCCTAAAAACAGACACAATTCTCTATAATGAGGGCGTAAAAGAAGGTAAGATCAATTATTATGACACGGCTGGCGTTTTGGTTGAACAGCACATCTTTGCCGAGAATGAATTGGTCGGAATTGAGATCTTTAGAGCCGAATTTGAAAATGTATTTAATAAGGTCGCTTACTTAGAGCGCTCTTTGGTCCAAGATTCTATTGAAGCAATCCGCCAAGATTCTGTTTTCCGAAGAGTATTGGGCGATGTTGATCCCGCCGCCGCTAAAGCCGGTGCTGGAATCGCCTGGAAGAATGATTATAATGAACTAGAAAATCTCCGCTACTTAGAGGGCCTAATGCATCCCGAAAAACGCCTAGCCGATAGCGCTAGAGCCGATAGTCTGCGGAACTTAAATTCAACTGATGAAGAATAA
- a CDS encoding epimerase, with protein MKNKQIAIMGCGWLGAPLAEKLLAEGWEVYGSSRSLANLEGLQALGLKPFRMELPETLPAAADPIWQLPYYIVNLPPTPFMEFGPLAYAQSMALLAERMPRGAKLFFVSSTGVYGPQKGAVLETNNCRPAHARSQAVLAAEEALAPYRSKLDLSILRFGGLIGGPRKAGRFLAGKKEVPQPFRHLNLIHRSDCLGIFSALLAKENCPALLNVCAPKHPFAQDFYPKRAKLLGLEPPSFLPPAPHEKEEASYIATAALQQFLPDYIWQYPDPNEFP; from the coding sequence ATGAAGAATAAACAAATTGCCATTATGGGCTGTGGCTGGCTAGGAGCTCCCTTAGCCGAAAAACTTTTGGCCGAAGGCTGGGAGGTTTACGGTAGCAGCCGATCTTTGGCCAATTTAGAAGGGCTTCAGGCTTTAGGCCTGAAGCCCTTTCGCATGGAATTGCCTGAAACGCTTCCCGCTGCAGCTGATCCCATTTGGCAGCTGCCTTATTATATTGTCAATTTGCCTCCCACTCCTTTTATGGAGTTCGGCCCTTTGGCTTATGCCCAAAGTATGGCTCTATTGGCGGAGCGAATGCCTCGGGGCGCAAAGCTCTTTTTTGTGTCTAGCACTGGGGTCTATGGCCCACAAAAAGGAGCTGTTTTAGAGACGAATAATTGTCGTCCAGCTCATGCTCGTTCTCAGGCCGTATTGGCTGCAGAGGAGGCTTTGGCCCCTTATCGCTCAAAGCTCGATTTGAGCATTTTGCGTTTTGGTGGACTCATTGGCGGGCCCCGAAAGGCGGGCCGTTTCTTGGCGGGCAAAAAGGAGGTTCCTCAGCCTTTTCGGCATCTGAATTTGATTCATCGCAGCGATTGTCTAGGCATTTTTTCGGCTCTTTTGGCCAAAGAAAATTGCCCCGCTTTGCTAAATGTTTGTGCGCCCAAACACCCTTTTGCCCAAGATTTTTATCCCAAACGGGCCAAATTGTTGGGCTTGGAGCCCCCTAGCTTTTTGCCGCCCGCTCCCCATGAAAAAGAAGAGGCCAGCTATATTGCTACAGCGGCCCTTCAGCAGTTTTTACCTGATTATATCTGGCAATATCCCGATCCCAACGAGTTCCCTTAA
- a CDS encoding tetratricopeptide repeat protein, whose amino-acid sequence MNWKQHGPKWLLFFLLFILGLALSFKSIREPDLWWMYRTGEWIWENGAVTYSDPFSYTQEGRDWINVKWLFEAIIVLFKKMGGPEMVFLLQALISLGLMYFSAASARLLDPNRNGLSMAWAFAIGLPILLFGLDFRLIGRPEMSSHLLVAIYLFLFLRQSQKPEHNGIFWLIPLQLLWTNLHEAFGIGMVLMFAVLGSSWAQYFLMGKTTALPKKQTLAILGALLVIPINPRGIAMWAHPFNIFGQLQNNKYTSELNSYLEASYWMKEAYINLFFLGAALLFLGLLLFGSKEGRPKLGQLLGWPNLVLPALLFYLSLTAYRNIPFFLLASAPFLLALVERLIRPLVQKSWQIGVSLGLSLVLAGSYSLVVSGNYHKWTESRDQFGLQVLHSHNPVKAAEFMAQQQINGRGFADYLSSAYLLWRLQPDFKTYIDLRDLDIFPADFFAQYEKLLQNPALFDAEDQKYNFEYVVLLRRPIEQIPTLYVHLHDSPNYVLVYADPVAMVYVKRLPKYEQLIAEKGLTKTTKKDIFETWGKSTSSTIPLVLTKMLYPFFENEENPEVNQWAIGAHLYYALDEQELAQQALEKALQHPDKAMAYSVQGRLAARQYLDPKSTAEQKAQAFKTGKMAFEQALALAPENLESLFGIGVLLAEEKQYAVAIQYFQAAKKLAPENPAITGRLNACYEALGQ is encoded by the coding sequence ATGAACTGGAAACAGCATGGGCCAAAATGGCTACTCTTTTTCCTTTTGTTTATACTGGGCCTAGCCCTTTCTTTTAAATCTATCCGCGAGCCCGACTTGTGGTGGATGTACCGCACTGGAGAATGGATTTGGGAAAATGGCGCAGTAACTTATTCCGACCCCTTTTCCTATACTCAAGAGGGCCGAGACTGGATTAACGTTAAATGGCTGTTTGAAGCCATTATTGTCTTGTTCAAAAAAATGGGTGGACCAGAAATGGTCTTTTTACTCCAAGCGCTCATCAGCTTGGGCCTTATGTATTTTTCTGCCGCTTCTGCTCGCCTACTCGACCCCAACCGCAATGGATTAAGTATGGCTTGGGCTTTCGCTATCGGCTTGCCCATCTTGCTTTTTGGCCTAGATTTCCGCCTCATTGGCCGGCCAGAAATGAGCTCGCATCTGCTAGTAGCCATTTACCTCTTCCTCTTTTTGCGCCAAAGCCAAAAACCAGAACATAATGGTATCTTTTGGCTGATCCCCTTACAACTGCTTTGGACCAATTTACATGAAGCCTTCGGTATCGGTATGGTCCTGATGTTTGCCGTTTTGGGCAGCAGTTGGGCCCAATATTTTTTAATGGGTAAAACAACGGCTCTGCCTAAAAAACAAACCCTAGCCATTTTAGGCGCTCTACTGGTTATTCCAATCAACCCCAGAGGTATAGCTATGTGGGCCCATCCTTTCAATATTTTTGGACAGCTTCAAAATAATAAATATACCAGCGAACTCAATTCTTATTTAGAAGCTAGTTACTGGATGAAAGAAGCCTATATCAATTTATTTTTTCTGGGCGCCGCCTTGCTCTTTTTGGGCCTTTTGCTCTTTGGCTCAAAAGAAGGCCGGCCCAAACTTGGGCAGTTGCTCGGCTGGCCCAATTTGGTCCTGCCTGCCCTGCTCTTTTACCTCAGTTTGACGGCCTACAGAAATATTCCTTTCTTTCTTTTGGCCTCGGCCCCTTTTCTTTTGGCCTTAGTAGAACGCTTAATCCGTCCCTTGGTCCAAAAAAGCTGGCAAATAGGAGTTAGTCTGGGCCTCTCTTTGGTTCTTGCTGGGAGCTATAGCCTAGTCGTTTCAGGCAACTACCACAAATGGACAGAGAGCCGCGACCAATTTGGCTTGCAAGTTCTCCATAGCCATAACCCAGTCAAAGCAGCCGAATTTATGGCCCAACAGCAGATCAATGGCCGCGGCTTTGCCGATTATTTGAGCTCTGCTTATCTGCTTTGGCGACTACAGCCCGATTTCAAGACGTATATCGACCTTAGAGACCTCGATATTTTCCCCGCCGATTTTTTTGCCCAATACGAAAAGCTCTTGCAAAACCCAGCTCTTTTTGATGCAGAGGACCAAAAATACAATTTTGAATATGTGGTCTTGCTCCGCCGCCCTATTGAGCAAATTCCCACCCTTTATGTGCATCTACACGATAGCCCAAATTATGTTTTGGTCTATGCCGACCCCGTGGCTATGGTTTATGTAAAACGCTTGCCCAAATATGAACAGCTAATTGCTGAAAAGGGCTTGACGAAAACCACTAAAAAGGACATTTTTGAAACTTGGGGAAAATCAACTTCTTCAACCATACCACTAGTTCTCACAAAAATGCTTTACCCATTTTTTGAAAATGAGGAGAATCCCGAAGTGAATCAATGGGCCATTGGCGCTCATCTCTATTATGCATTGGATGAACAGGAATTGGCCCAGCAAGCCCTAGAAAAAGCTTTACAACATCCAGATAAAGCTATGGCATATAGCGTACAGGGCCGTTTGGCCGCCCGCCAATACCTAGACCCCAAAAGTACAGCAGAACAAAAAGCCCAAGCTTTTAAAACAGGAAAAATGGCTTTTGAGCAAGCACTAGCCCTAGCGCCTGAAAACTTGGAGTCGCTCTTTGGTATTGGGGTGCTTTTGGCCGAAGAGAAGCAGTATGCTGTAGCCATTCAATATTTTCAGGCAGCGAAAAAGCTGGCCCCAGAAAATCCTGCTATTACTGGCCGTTTGAATGCTTGCTATGAAGCGCTAGGGCAGTAA